In one window of bacterium DNA:
- a CDS encoding undecaprenyl-diphosphate phosphatase, which yields MEILQAVLLGLVQGLTEFLPVSSSGHLVIAQSILNLKDSNLLLFDVMVHGGTMLAVLVYFYQEIWQIISALRGTWGEYRVGKNPTEIWHDHPQRWFFLLIIIGSIPTGIIGLVFKDYFEALFSAPQAVTVMLLVTGGILFLAERYAYLRANGESLNTLDALLIGTAQGIAIIPGTSRSGITISTGLLRGIDRRLTASFSFILSIPAITGAQALELKDVTLVAPSCLTAYALGTGVAFLSGLAAIKLLLSLLAKHRLTLFAYYCWIVGTISLLYVTTQN from the coding sequence ATGGAAATACTGCAAGCAGTTTTACTGGGATTAGTTCAGGGCCTGACTGAGTTCCTGCCCGTATCAAGTTCCGGGCACCTGGTTATTGCCCAATCAATCCTAAACCTTAAAGATTCGAATCTCCTCCTCTTCGATGTGATGGTGCATGGAGGCACCATGCTGGCTGTTCTGGTCTACTTTTACCAAGAGATCTGGCAGATAATCTCTGCCTTGAGGGGGACATGGGGTGAATACAGGGTAGGGAAGAACCCCACTGAAATATGGCATGACCATCCCCAAAGATGGTTCTTTCTCCTGATCATCATTGGCTCTATACCAACCGGAATCATTGGCCTTGTCTTTAAAGATTATTTTGAAGCCCTTTTTAGCGCCCCGCAGGCAGTTACCGTGATGCTTCTAGTTACAGGGGGCATACTATTTCTGGCTGAAAGGTACGCCTACCTGCGGGCCAATGGGGAATCACTAAATACCCTTGACGCCCTCTTAATTGGCACGGCCCAGGGGATAGCCATTATCCCCGGTACCTCTCGCTCAGGGATAACCATTAGCACCGGCCTCTTAAGAGGCATAGACAGAAGGCTGACCGCCTCGTTCTCCTTTATCCTTTCTATCCCAGCCATAACCGGGGCGCAGGCACTTGAATTAAAAGATGTAACCCTCGTGGCCCCTTCCTGCTTAACCGCTTATGCCCTTGGAACAGGGGTGGCCTTTCTTTCCGGCTTAGCCGCCATCAAACTCCTTCTATCCCTCTTGGCCAAACACCGCTTAACCCTTTTCGCTTATTATTGTTGGATAGTCGGCACGATTTCACTCTTATACGTAACTACTCAAAACTAA